One Gopherus evgoodei ecotype Sinaloan lineage chromosome 1, rGopEvg1_v1.p, whole genome shotgun sequence genomic window, ATGGGCTGATCCAGTATCTTCTAACTGGAATCTCAGTATCTTAAGGTATTGGTGGTGGTTTCAAATCTGGgtctcagttttgcaactttgactCATTTCTAGTTTTCCAAATGTACGTATTCCTACATGTGAAATATTATTCATTATGAATCATTACTTGTGAACGACTTGAGATGAAAATGTGAGGAGACGAGTGTAGAAAGCTGTCTTCTAGTCATTGCAGTTGACAGAGGATGCCTGCTCCTTTTTAGCGCCctataaaaaaaatcagggagGGTCTGCTTTGATGGCTGTAACATAGCTTAGCATCTATACTACGAACTAAGGGTGTGTTTTCCAGCCGATGTAGAATACTTGTACTAGCTCAGATCTGAGCTAATATACCCAACATagtagtgcagctgcactggcagCGGTAACGGAGGCACGGCTTAGCCATGCCAactacaaacctgcctgaaactgGTGGGGCGAACATGGCTAAGCCACGCCTCCACTGCAGCTACCTATGCTACTGTGGCTGCTACTTATGCTCACGCTAGCTCTTGTTGAGCTGGCGTGGGTATGTGTCTGCAAGCATGGAAGCCCATCCCTAACTCCTAGAGTAGATATAGCCTTAGTGTGTGTATCACTGCtatctgggggagggagggaagtcaaGTATACTTTCCCTGAAGTCGCCAGAATTTTGTTCCTCAGGACTTGTCTATGCTAGATAGTGTTGTcattttaactatactggtatagttaagtGCCATAATTCTCTCAGTTATATCAGTATACAAGTGCTTATACCAGCATAGCTTTTTCCTGTATGGGAAGTGAAAAAAGCTATGATATAATTACATCCACACTAGTGCTTATGTGGGTTTAACACACACAAATCACACCCCTTTCCAACACAGTTATTATGATACAACTTttctggtgtagaccaggccatggcCTACAAATATTTGTTCTTAGCAATAATTGAACATGTACATAAAGTGTTATGAAACATTAATCTGTGGATGCAACAGTGAGTATTGCTAGTGACATCATCTGAGTTAacatgtgtgatttttttttcttccctcgtAGGTTAAATGGACTAATTGGCTCTCATTCTGAGGGAACCTAATGGATATCTCTTGCTTTAATTAAATCTCTACTGTATGTCAAAAAGATTTCCCAAGTCTGGAAGCTGCTCTGAAAGTGATTGAAACAGCATAAAAATGTGAATCTAACAAGACTCCAAACAACTTGAGAAAGAATTTTCTACTGATCAGTTTGTAATTTAAATCTTTAACTGAAGCATGCAAACTAGTTAAACTGGTTGAAGAGAAGCTTACTCCTTAAATAGGACTGTCAAAAAAGCAGTCacctgaaatttcaaaatgagtGCATCACTGGTACCAAGTGAGACACGTTATACCCAGCTGCAGGAcaacagaaatgaaataaaaaataacaatgaaAGCGTAATAAGTATTGGAGATACAAATGCCAACCAAATTATGACAAAGGTCAGAAGCACTGAAGGGGAAGTCAAGAGATGTGATTTGACAGCTAATCCTGGAAGTGTGCATACTGGTGGGTCAGAGAACATTACGCAGTTAGATACAGAGCAGAATAAACTTCTGGTCTTTAAGGAATCTCAGAGTTGTGACATCAGTATACAAGAATTTAGGTTGCCTTCTACCATAAACAGGGAATTGGATAAAGATTACAGGACTGATGAAGTTAAGGATACTTCAGAGAATATTCGTATTAGCCGAGGAAAAAGTCTGTCTAATTTGAAGAGCCGTGCAAATGATACCAGTTCATGGGTTCTTTCAAAAGATGATGTTGAATTTACCCGGCATATTTCTAAGCATAAAATGATCAGGACCATGGAGGCTGAAGGAATAAAAAGGCTTTCTTTGGGAAGATCATGTAAATTTTCTACTAAAACAGAAGCATTTTCAAAAGAACGTGTGTCGTGTAAACGTTCACTTTCTGCATCACTAGATTCCATTGCTACATCACATCATTTGATTGGTGATACTGAGAAATCACAGAAAACACCAGCAGATCATTTTCTAGATATGGTTCTTCATCCACTTGACAATACCTCAGAGGAAAATATGGTGTTTTATTCAAAACCATCTACCTCAGAGAACAAGAAAGTAAATATCCCAGAGAGCCAAATGGATGTGGAAGATGTACCAACTGTTAACAGCAAAAGCACACTGCATCCTACTGATGTAGATCTAAATTTAAGTGGTAAGCCCAGTGAAGTCTCTAGTAAGTCAGAAGCACAACTAGGTCAGGGTGATATGAGTAAAAAACTGGAGCTAAAACATCCACCACTTGTACCATCTAAGAACATTTGTCAACAAAAAATCGAGAGAATTATGTTGGTAGAATTTCTAGGATGTCAAAAAGAAGAAGATACGTTAATACAAGAGAAGAAAGGTTATGGAGCTGAAGTGTCCAAAATGCAAGCTCCCCAGTTTCAAGACTTTTGTAGTAAAGTAGGGGATCCGCTCTTAAACCAAGTGGTAGCCTACGCTGAGGACAGACTACCAAGTGGTAATAGTACCTGCCCTGGGTTTGGAAGAGGAAGTAATGATGATGAAAGCAGGGCAGCTAATCAAGGTCATCAGGAATACATAACAGACAAAGAAATTGGATCTGTATTTCCTCTTACTGATGATAGCAAATCCAGTGGCAAACTGACACCTACAAGAAATAGAAACTTACTTGAAGCTGGTACAAGTTGCATTCAAACTGTTGGTGGGCATATATCTTTTCTACACAATGTTAGTCTCCCTTACAGCAAAACTATGAAAGTTAATGAGAATAAACTGATGCTAGTCAGAGGGAACACTGAAAACACCACAGTGTCTGCCTCTGATCTCTCAGATCAACACAGAGTGCTTAGTACAGAAACAATGTCAAACAAACAGCCAAACAACCAGGATAGTGATGTGGAAACCACAAGCTTTTCAGTTCAGAATAAAAAGACAGCTATTGCAAAGAAATATCTTTCAGATGACGCATCACAGAGTTATAAAATTTCAGCAAGGGCTGATGCCTTTTTCTGTGTTCCAACTGCCTTGCGCCCAGTGGCAACTGTAAATGTTAATAATCAGCCCACAATTTCAAACGGCAGTTTAAAGGATCTTTATGCACTTCATGTTGACAAGCTGTCACCCTCCTCAGTCCTACCTCCCATTGACAGTACCCAGTTGTTAAACATATCCCCTAAAGTGCCTATCAAGACTGCTGCGAACAGTGGAATCCCCAAACCAATCCTTGTGCATTCCAAGGGCTCCCTTACAGCCCAGGGTGATGCAGAAAGTGACTGCAGTGAAAAGCCTGAAGAAAACATTGAGATAAAACCTGTCATACCCAAACCCAAACATGTGAGACCTAAGATCATCACTTACATTAGAAGAAATCCTCAGTCTATAGACCATCTTGACCCTTCCTTTGCCTCAACTGAGCTGCCATATGGTCCACCTGTGTGTGGTATGCCCATGGCAAAAGAACAGCAGATATTGAGTGGTGGGGATATTAAACCATCTAACATTCTATATGACAAATTTAAACCCGACTTGCAGAAGCCAAGAATCTATGGTTCAGGACTTGTAGTATCTGGCATTAAACCCCCGGGGCATCATTTTGGTCAAATGAGTGAAAAGTTTTTACAGGAGGTAAGGAGATAACCACCTCTGTTGTACACCCATTGACGTTTGTTTACTTGTTTCTTTGAGGAAAATAGCAGAGATTCGCTGTAAAACCTGAAAATTGTAAATCAATACTGGGATATATGTGGGTATTGTAAACAAACTTTCTTAACTGTTTCTGACACTGACGTGGTCATGGCGAATGGTCTGTTGCTGGACGCTGCCAAACTGTCACAGTACTTCCCAGAAGCACACAATCAGCCCCTAATATTCGAAAGCTATAAATGAGAACATTGGGGAGAAAGAGAAAGGCATGTCTCTTAACTCCAGTGACATACGTGGGCCTGGGCGAGCCTTTTAAAGAGACAGCTGTAGAAAATGGTCACTATTTGCTGGTAAACAGGGGCTTTTCCTCCTCCAGAGGGAGGTTGGCAGGTATGTCCAGCAAGAGCTCTGGACTGGTGACATGCAGTAGGACCAGAAGAGTTTGCCTCTCATTTGAACGAACAGAAAAACAGGGACTTTCAAAGCTGCTGTAAGACAATTTATAATGTTTGTTTGTCTTGTTTCATTTGAAGTGGGTGGGTATATTAACCATTCTCTCAAAATAACAGACTTTTCCTTTTCCCAGCTTTGGAAGTCCCTGTTTTGCCATGCAGTCAAAGAATAACTGAATTCCCTATGGCCCATTCAGTACCACCTTGCCAAGATGTCTGTTTCCAGTTTGATCACTCTGGGCGAGATCATGGTTCACCTTCCTGACCCGTACTGGGGAGTGTGGGAGTGCCAAGAAACCTTATGCTCTGTACAGGCTAGCCGCATTGTCAGTTACAGAgcagctgcttctgtgccactACACCCTCTCCAGAGCAGATGGGCAGGGGAGCGGGCAAGCAGGGGTTACAGTTGGGTCCCTGGTTAGTTTGTGGGCCAGCTACTTATTACCCTTTGCTTGGAACTTGTgatacattatgatacagtctttacatggtcacatactattttttccacattcCCCcgctcaccacacacacacactcctagtGCACCGGATGGAAGGTGCTCGCTGTataagcagctattcaatatcttgttttatcctcattgttcattGTGTGGCCCTGGCCTTATTAACTACATACAATTCAAATCCCTCTTTGAAGGTGGAATTATTAATTTCTAATGAGTTTGTTGGTGgcgctcatcaccatggtatctgagtgcttcacaaatattaatttatttttgtaatacCCTCTGTCAAGTAAGGTGgtatttttattcccattttacagatggggaactgaggcacagaaattaaGGCCTAAGTATCCACTAGTTTCAGGTGCTGTAACAGGGTGATCTGTCCTGTTAAGGGCAGTGGGCCTTGGGGCTAGCCAGCCCTGTTCTAAAGCATGGCACCTTtaattcaggtttcagagtagcagctgtgttagtctatatccgcaaaaagaacaggagtacttgtggcactttgttagtctctaaggtgccacaagtactcctgttctttttaccttTAATTCAGTTATTCAGGAAGAATCAGCAGACCAAGCTAGGAAAGGGGACCAAATGCCAGAATAAGGTGACCACCTCCTGAGCATTGTGAAGGACCACTCTTAGCTCAGTGGAGGGTAAAGCCAGGAGTCAGGAGAGATTACCATGAGGGGGTAGAATCAGAATCTTGATGGGCCAGGGAGGCCTGCCAGGATTAAAGTACAGCCCCAGGAAAGAACGGTTGTAGATACACTGTTCACAGGGGGAAGGAATTTTAGCTGAGGACTAGGGCTAAAAAGACTTGAGGGAAAAGACTTTTCAACGACCAGGACAGTACATAGGAAGAAGCTCTAGGAAGAAAAGGTAGAATGAGCTTGAGTTTCATGACATATAGCCCAGTAGTTTAGGGTTCCCAGGGTCAAGAACCCACAGTAAAGGTTAGGTGTGTgttctcccagtgctggcacccTAGAGGGATGCAGCAACCTTTGCTActaaggggagagaaaagggactgaccagagcccaggctggaagTTGAGCCCAAGAGAAGGGCCAAAGACTGTTGTATGGAACAGTCAGACCCTGTGGAGAAGGGCTGTGCCTGGGTCCAGGGTGGAAAACCGATGTTGGTGTTTTACTTTGGACTgtggttaccctggaaggggtggtaTTATGTACCCTAGCCAGAAGGCTAAGTCACCTCTATAACTGAACCTTGCTGAAGATGTAGAGAACTACTGGAGACAAGGAAAATTGAGGCAGGGTGACTGCAGTGCCACACCATGAGGGGATGTGTTCTGGTACTGCTGCCTGTCATATTTCAAGTCCTTGCTTCAAAGCATGGAGGCCAGTAAAACCTTTCAATGAAAGGGCTATAAGAATCTGATTTTACATGGGCCATATAACATAATTTTCccttgtatgcagtgtagttgtaaccATGTCAGCCCACCTTTTAttgtctcttaccaacagaagcaggtccaataaaatatattacctcacccaccttgtctccatcATTTCCCCTTATCTCATTCTCAGAGAGGGTTGAACCaaaagaatgaataaatgaataaataaataaatcatcagAGCACAGACACCCAACAAGGAAAAGCTTGTCCTGAACGTAAAGTTTATTAATTGCAAAGATTGTAAaatcttataatggaaaatgcTGGGAAACCTTAACTATATGCAGCGCTACCATTTCTGTTTAGAATTAGCCATATTGTGGAAGTTTCAGTTGCGAATCTGCACTTATTGCTGACTTTTCAAGTGATTGAAGCTTTCTTCAGCTCATCGGTTTATACATAGAGTGAGTAGGAGATATTTATTGCATACCATGGCATATGAAATCCAAAGCCCAAAATTACAGGAGTCGGGAGCTTTAACAGGATATGTCAGTTCATTCTTTAAAAGCCCCAAACAGCTAATGCAGAATACCATGGGTCGAAACCAGCCTTGTAATCAGGtacaactccactgaagacaatcaAATTACACCATATCTACATTTGTCCCAAAGTACAAACTGTAAAAACGGACTCAATCGACAAACAGCAATTTTGTCTCACTAGACTAGAGCGAttgtgtgtggattttttttttaaacaaacatatttaCTGTATTTGCTGAGAAATTATCAGGCAAGTCCTCCTGGATTCTATCAGAGGATTCATTTTAAATCTGTGATCATCTTTTCATGTCTGCAGCCCTGCTGTCTTACAGATAGATCACTGTCAATAAAGATTAACACAAGTAGTTTGAAGCCTTGGCAAAACTAACCCAGCATATGAAAAATGCCTGGTCTCTATATTCAAAGAATTTCTCTGTTCTTTCTGTTTAGGAATTTGTTGTTGGTTATTCACTGCCAGTTATAAACAAAATGATAGGAAGTGTATAATGAAATCTGGCTGAAATATGCTCATATGAGGAGAAAAGGTAACCAAATCTTAACCAGGAAAACAATCTCATACCTAAAAACTTCAGTAAAGCTACTGCATTgattaattttgaaaaattaagATAATTTACTTTTATAAGTTCATACAAGTAAGGCATCAAGAATCAGACATAAGTAATAAAAACCTGAATTCTAAAATAGAGAAGTAGGTCATATAAGTATAATACAAAGAAAGAAGAATGTCATTGAAGATTTAGTGGTGGAAAATGAGGCTACATTTATGGTGAGAAATGTAGAGCAAAGATAAAATGCtcaggcctggtgtacactaggaaattagataggtataactgcgttgctcagggatgtgaaaaatccacaccccatgagtgacagttaaactgacctaacccctgatgtagacagcgctaggttgacAGGAAAATTCTCCCCTCAGAGAGGTGAATTACGCTGACAGAAGAATCCCTCCTCTCGGCATAGATTGTGTTTTTGCAGAAGTGCTATAGCAATGCAGCTACAGTGTTTTAAGTGTGGACAAACCCTAAATATCTACAATATCTGTCTTATCAGAATTTCAGTATAAAATATGCAAAAGCCTAAAAGATTCTAAACTGATTTCTGTAATAGTTTAAGGCCAATCTTATGTATTTTAGAATATTGAAGacggggtggctctaggcattttgctgcctcaagcacggcaggcaggctgccttcagcaaaccctctgcaggaggtccactgaagccgtgggaccagaggaccctctgcaggcaagccactgaaggcagcctgcctgctgcccttgtggcgctggcagagcaccccctgcggcttgccaccccaagcatgagcttggcgtgctgggacctggacCCACCCCTGATTGaagatcatagattattagggttggaagggacctcaggagatcatctagtccaaccccctgctcaaagcaagaccagtccccaaatggccccttcaaagactgagctcacaaccctgggtttggccggccaatgctcaaaccactgagttatccctcccccctaaaatGATACGATAAGATGTGCTTATGAACCTGCTAGGATCAAAGCTCCTATAGCCACTATTAAAGTGCATCCTCTAAATGCTTATAATTGCTGAAAAGATGTGGGCTTTCCATATTAAATACATTGTAATTTACAGTAGAATTAATCAGTAGATATACATCTGCATATGTAatttttgattaatttttaaaataaatttagccCTGATTTCCAAGCCATtcaccccccctcacacacacacacaaatccctaACTGGTTcacactgtaaaataaaaaagggtCCTTAACAGAGAAttatgatttatattttaaaaggaaagtctACAGAAGTTGGACTCCAACCCAGTGTGCTATTTGGGGGCAATAGTGTAAATGTGTCTTAGCAAATTGCAGAGAAGTGAACACCCATAAGTATGTGACATTGCTGTGTTCTTTTATCCCAGGTCATGGAAAGCAGCCCACAGCCTGAAGAGGTggactcagggcaggtctacacttaacttgctgcagcagtgcagctgtattgcttagtgaagacactacctaagctgacgggagagcttctcccatcagcataggtactccacttccctgagagtttgtagctatgccaacaggagaagtcCTCCCATTCACATTGtgccctcgggggggggggtggatttcAGTTAAactgacataagtttgtagtgtagactgagcctcagtgggactactcatgtgcatGTAGCTAAGCACATGAATAGGTCTTTGCAGGTTTGTGGCCTTTATGTGGAGAATTTGCTCTGCTGTTGTTTTTGGTGCTGTGCCTTTCATCAGCATTCAGACAACAGCCCGTTTGTTTGGGACATGAATCCTGAAAGTTTCATGAATTGGACCACACATTTGTCAAAAATGTTTCCCTCtcttttaagaagcttcaatttcagggagcagaaacagcacCATGTGATTTAGGTTACCTactacatatatatacatacatacagacgTCGATAATGAATAACAAAAGCCAAAGTGAACAGTTTGTGATTAGCCCGTATGGTGATCTTTTCATACCAAACTATCTGGCAAATGCTTATGAATAGCAAATAAATTCATGGGACTCAGGGTCATTTTGTGAACAAATAAGGCCAAGTTTCTTTGTATTTATTCATCACAATGAACGTGAACATATTAATCTCAAACGAGATTATTTTTCGTTATGAAATTAGGTAAAAGTAATTTTAACCTTGTTTATAATTGTTTCATTCATTATGGTGTAAAAATTAAATTCTCCTAGTCTTGTAATAAAAGACAACTTGCTCATTCAAGAAACTTTGCTAGAGATGAatgtctttgtttaaaaaaaattgagctcTAGTTTATCTTCAAATaaggaatattttaaataacAGCGAATAAAAATTCCCTTTTCTCATTTCCTTAGCACATCATTCTCCATGGTCAAGGAGATTTACCTTTCAGGTGTTAATAGTGTCACTTCATTTTCAGTACTTGAAGCTTTTTCTGAGAGCAAGGGTCAGTGGTATGTTGCACTTGGCTGGGTTGtgaatgaaattttttttccatggatagtgatcaatgggaTCAAACCATCACATTTTGAATCTCCCATGCTGATCTCAAACCAGCAACCACAAAGAGGAGAAATTAGTCATAGTCTTTGCAAGCAACTGTGAGCTCCTTGTTTCCTGAATATGTGAATACACTGCAGTGATACCTGTTTAATTTATTTCTCTATAGGTTGGGAAAAGGCCTATGAAAGAAGAATTCTGTTCTCCGCCATATACCCACTATGAGGTATCTCCAAGTTTTTATCGATCTGCCATGATACTTAAACCACAGTTAGGACTGGGAGCGGTTTCCAGGTTGCCCTCTGCAAAAAGTAGGATTTTGATTGCAAGTCAAAGGTCCTCAGATAGCTGCCTCCATCAACCAGGACAAATAACAAATGCTTCCAGCCTTTATCATCCTGAGGCTTCAGGTAAACTACAAACACTTCCTTTCTTTTAACTATAATCAGTAATTATTTTTTCAGACAGGCATATGACAAAATGAGCAATACCTTGTCCTGATACCAGAAAGCTCTAATATCACTCTACAAGATGCCTTTATCCAGTCTGAGGTAAGGCTCTACTGACTAAGGAGCCTGGGGCTTGTAGGAAGGTTCCTGGGTCTCTTGCCAAGGAGAAAGGATCAATTTCAGTACCAGTCATTACAGTGCTTGTGTACCTGATATTCCTCCTCCCTGTAGGTGTCTGAAATGTCTTATCTGCAGTAGTCGGAGGCTAGTTACCTTTGCTGTTGTACCAGGGAGGTTAATTGAACACACAAAAGTCTCTTTTTTATAATTTGTCTCATTCTGTCCCCCCGCCGCGCCTAACAGTGTTAAAATATGCTGGCAGAGAAGTAACATTTACTACAGACCTGACCTTCTGAAGGCCTGGCACAGACCTCTTCTGTGCCAGCACATTGAACACAGCACAAAATCAAGCAGATTAACCATAGCTTCCTTCTTGAAGAATTTCATTATGTTTGCATCTCTCCAGCCCATTGTTCTCTCACCGCTTTCAAAGATACTATTAAAATAACTCTTGTTGGACTGCTAATGATCTGTTGTGCCATCTCCCTCTGTGTCTTGATGTGTAACCCATTTGACCTTGACATTCCATctgtttttactgatttttaaatgacACAGAACTTGTTCTGGAGTGATTGCCTAATGCTTTTACTTTTTCATTGTGTTGCTCCAGACACATTATTTTCATTTCTGTCATCTCACCTCCAATTTCCCTTATGAGCAGTGAGATAAAGAACTCGTGGAATTTTTCTGCCGGATCTTGTTCCTGTGTTGTTAAGTTCTTTCCACTGTTCTCTAGTGGTTCACTGGCTTTCCTTATTGATCTATTCTTTTTATTTAGTAAAAGTATCTTCTATTGTTTTCCTTTACCTCCTGGGCAATCACTCATTTATTTGCtgtattttctttccttaatACCCATTCAGTATTGGTTAGTATTTTTCTTTGTCATCTTTATAGTTTGGATCCTTAAGTCTTATACAACCCATTTTTCCCCTTGACAGCTTTTTGACTTCTTAAGCCACCTTTATCcgtctttgtttttttaaaccatgtctcTGAAAAGGAATATATTGCTTATGAAATATGCCAGAGTGACAGCATTGGAAAATGATGTCCTTTAACCATGGAACAGACGTAATATAAGCAGTGGCAATGTAAGCTTCTGCACAGCTTTCTAGCAATATGTTTCACTCTCTAGAGCAAACTGAGGTTCAGCCTACCATTCGTGTCTATTCTATTCTTTGCTTCAATGATTAGACTGCCAGTGAAAATATCAATTAGCAATAATTGTGAGAACAATTCTTGTATTGTGGAAACCTGTCTATTAGAACCCGATCTGAAACAAATATCTTCTTTCATCTAAACCACAAACCATCATATAGTAAAAATTGTTTCAGTTCACTGGATGGCACATATGATGTGGTAATTTGATACAGAGCTTTTACCTCTCCGTCATCTCTTCAGATCCAGCTCAGGTGAACAGTTGCTGAACTCCATTATTTTCTGATAGCCACTGAACAGCTCATGTGAAATGAGCATTTGGAATCAGTACAGTTCTCACAACTGCCAGCTTGGCTGGCTGGCTTAGTTGTGTCTGTGCCTCAGTGGATCAcagctgagggcttgtctgcattaCCGGCTGGATTGATGGGCAGTGTCTAGCCTAGATGCAATAAGTCGACTGCCGAGCGCTCTCCCAGCAACTGcggtactccaccagggtgagaggcacaggcggagtcgacaggggagtgtCAGCcatcgacttaccacagtgaagacaccacagtaagtagctctaagtacaTCGAcgtcagctacgttattcacatagcggAAGtggcgtaacttagatcgacccccccccccagtgtagaccaggcctgagaataCCAATTTCAGGACACAGAGCTGAGAAATAGGGCACCCCAAACCGGTGGTCattctatcattagattataccaagccagtaacaaaagtgaacTTCTGtgtcaccacactggttaacaagaagtcaaaacCACAGTCTCTTTAGAgattccagcccttggctcacTACCCAGACATTGGACTttatgatgagtggttactgaaaaccagtttcatcagaATTAGGGTCTCTAGCGAAGCTTGACACATCAGTGTGTCGCCttctgctggttgtcctgggaattagctcttcaccAGCTTCAGAGCATCCCTATtggccagtgtctcacctgccgcTGGCCCTGTGATCCTTCTGGACTCTGGTGCCATTTACCCTGGGGTTCTGGCTCAGCAGTAACCCACCATctgagtctcccctccctggggaacccgcaaccctctatccccaccttgcctcagtggctactgccagtcatcctCTAGCCgccgctcactggggcaaactccagtctataaaccactcatctctggcaaggagggttgaacctgctgcctttgcctaaccTCAGGCTACACCTCTGTAGCCTCAGTACCTCTGTAGGCCTtgcacaaggcctgcagcctggggagttgccaggctggagctgtccagctcctcttgcctttccccagcactactCTACTCAGGTCCCCttctctcccaggcagccaggtcctcctCTCTCTACAGCTAAAAAAAGActggctcagcccctggctcacagcccttttataggccTGATTgaggcgtggccccagctgtggctgcttccccagtcagcctagcCTTTTCTCTCAGGAGTGAGTTAAATATCCCTGTcattttcccagatctggaccttagcgtccaaaatatgggtgttagcacgaaaacctccaagcttagttaccagcttggacctggtaaagctgccgccagccagggattatacagtgtctagctcactgtggtctccccaaaaccttccctgggggaccccaaaactcagattccttgagtctcacaacaaaggggaataaaccattcccttcccccctccgggtgttccctccctgggttcctggagagatatatagaagcaagctccgtgaatctaaacagagggactccaccctccctgtttccagtcctggaaacacaagtacttcccccctcacccagagggtatgcaaagtcaggcttagtaaatc contains:
- the MTUS2 gene encoding microtubule-associated tumor suppressor candidate 2 isoform X2, with protein sequence MSASLVPSETRYTQLQDNRNEIKNNNESVISIGDTNANQIMTKVRSTEGEVKRCDLTANPGSVHTGGSENITQLDTEQNKLLVFKESQSCDISIQEFRLPSTINRELDKDYRTDEVKDTSENIRISRGKSLSNLKSRANDTSSWVLSKDDVEFTRHISKHKMIRTMEAEGIKRLSLGRSCKFSTKTEAFSKERVSCKRSLSASLDSIATSHHLIGDTEKSQKTPADHFLDMVLHPLDNTSEENMVFYSKPSTSENKKVNIPESQMDVEDVPTVNSKSTLHPTDVDLNLSGKPSEVSSKSEAQLGQGDMSKKLELKHPPLVPSKNICQQKIERIMLVEFLGCQKEEDTLIQEKKGYGAEVSKMQAPQFQDFCSKVGDPLLNQVVAYAEDRLPSGNSTCPGFGRGSNDDESRAANQGHQEYITDKEIGSVFPLTDDSKSSGKLTPTRNRNLLEAGTSCIQTVGGHISFLHNVSLPYSKTMKVNENKLMLVRGNTENTTVSASDLSDQHRVLSTETMSNKQPNNQDSDVETTSFSVQNKKTAIAKKYLSDDASQSYKISARADAFFCVPTALRPVATVNVNNQPTISNGSLKDLYALHVDKLSPSSVLPPIDSTQLLNISPKVPIKTAANSGIPKPILVHSKGSLTAQGDAESDCSEKPEENIEIKPVIPKPKHVRPKIITYIRRNPQSIDHLDPSFASTELPYGPPVCGMPMAKEQQILSGGDIKPSNILYDKFKPDLQKPRIYGSGLVVSGIKPPGHHFGQMSEKFLQEVGKRPMKEEFCSPPYTHYEVSPSFYRSAMILKPQLGLGAVSRLPSAKSRILIASQRSSDSCLHQPGQITNASSLYHPEASVDLKKGPCSNAAKSNLPKPCQSGLRPPGYSRLPAAKLAAFGFVRSSSVSSVSSNQSNDSVQSDQSRTTNRSNFGSEEQTPPKASVLSKDLPKGTSRTALQVSTSTATPRRSLLPAPKTTVTPAGLKKEVQKDQDANKSTVSSPKRLAVSATKLHSPGHPKQRVAVPRNGFSTKADLQTQETERQFIQQLKEKCDKQSRQFSCIQEELKRASRGFEVFAITTQYFFWKNERALVKEKELSVELANIRDEVGLNTARCEKLQKEKEELERRFEEEVRKLHWQQQEELRALEERLQLQYRGKMDLLQEEHSLQLVRIKCQHQEQAEYISATHEAAMLEMENNHAVAIAVLQDEHDNKVQELMSVHELEKKELEESFEKLRLSLQDQVDTLTFQSHSLRDKAKRFEEALKKNTEEQLEVALAPYQHLEEDMYSLKQVLEMKNQLIHQQEKRIMELEKLAEKNTILEEKIQVLQQQNEDMRVRIDQNTVVTRQLSEENANLQEYVEKETKEKKRLSRTNEELLWKLQTAEPMSPVKLSPTPIYRCSSGPPTPAKVSTVPR